From the Cryptosporangium aurantiacum genome, one window contains:
- a CDS encoding type II toxin-antitoxin system VapC family toxin, whose protein sequence is MILCDTGPLVAAFNEADDNHERCSRFLVENWTRLVVPSLAVTEICHLLSDPRRRGSQGLAADFCAAIAEDELRVVEVSPYDYRRMSEILSTYASLRLQAVDACVVALAERLDLREVAALDRRDFSVVAPRHLPKGQRLRLLPD, encoded by the coding sequence GTGATCCTCTGCGATACGGGGCCGCTCGTCGCGGCCTTCAACGAGGCGGACGACAACCACGAGCGATGCTCTCGGTTCCTCGTCGAGAACTGGACCAGACTCGTCGTCCCGTCGCTCGCAGTGACAGAGATCTGCCACCTGCTGTCCGACCCGCGACGGCGGGGGAGTCAAGGGCTGGCGGCAGACTTCTGCGCTGCGATCGCCGAGGACGAGTTGCGCGTAGTAGAGGTCTCGCCCTACGACTACCGGCGGATGTCGGAGATTCTGAGTACCTACGCATCACTCCGCTTACAGGCGGTGGATGCCTGCGTCGTTGCGCTCGCCGAGCGATTAGACCTTCGCGAGGTCGCCGCGCTCGATCGTCGCGACTTCAGCGTGGTGGCGCCGCGCCACCTGCCGAAGGGCCAGCGCCTCAGGCTGCTTCCAGATTGA
- a CDS encoding ATP-binding protein, producing MAGFVGRARELKLLADLSTTVAAGSRTGRPGKALLIRGRRRVGKSRLVEEFVERSGLPSLYFTAVGGSYTQDLAGFSAAVAESDLPQAHLAVDFGAPQTWDAALTMLAQVLPTDTPSVVVLDELPYLVREDATFEGSLQKAFDRALSRLPVLLILIGSDIGMMEELNTYGRPFYQRGTDLVVPPLNPAEIGDMLGLTSADAFDAFLVTGGLPLILEEWPDGADLWTYLAAALDRPTSPLLVSGERVLAAEFPTETLAQQVLAAIGNGERTFTLIAREAGGMSPATLSRALNVLVSRQMVTAELPLSTQPSKLTRYRISDPYLRFWLAFVRAGIPTIERGRGELVLRGIQSRWTDWRGRAIEPVVRDALWRLADDQLPSGSDVIGSYWTRTNDPEIDIVAADRSPVAKHIAAVGSIKWHDEAAFDVRDLARLAQHRDRLPGTTPETPLFAVSRTGTRIDGLKTLTPDDLIPAWPL from the coding sequence ATGGCTGGGTTTGTGGGTCGCGCGCGGGAGTTGAAGCTGCTGGCTGACCTGTCGACCACCGTGGCAGCAGGCAGCCGTACCGGGAGACCGGGCAAGGCGCTTCTGATTCGCGGGCGGCGGCGAGTGGGAAAGTCGCGCCTGGTCGAAGAATTCGTGGAGCGGTCCGGACTGCCCAGCCTGTACTTCACGGCCGTAGGTGGGTCGTACACCCAAGATCTGGCCGGTTTCAGTGCGGCGGTAGCGGAGTCCGACCTGCCGCAAGCCCACCTTGCAGTGGACTTCGGTGCGCCGCAGACGTGGGACGCCGCTCTCACCATGCTCGCGCAGGTCCTCCCGACAGACACTCCGAGCGTGGTGGTCCTGGATGAGCTGCCCTACCTGGTCCGCGAAGACGCTACCTTCGAAGGTTCGCTCCAGAAAGCATTCGACCGAGCACTCTCTCGCTTGCCGGTGTTGCTAATTCTGATCGGATCGGACATCGGCATGATGGAGGAGCTGAACACCTACGGCCGACCCTTCTATCAACGCGGCACAGACCTTGTCGTCCCCCCACTGAACCCAGCCGAGATCGGCGACATGCTGGGGCTGACCTCTGCCGACGCCTTCGACGCCTTCTTGGTCACCGGCGGTCTGCCGCTCATTCTGGAGGAGTGGCCCGACGGCGCTGACTTGTGGACCTATCTGGCCGCTGCTCTCGACCGCCCGACATCGCCGCTCCTCGTCAGCGGGGAACGGGTACTCGCAGCGGAATTCCCCACCGAGACTCTCGCGCAACAGGTACTCGCTGCTATCGGCAACGGGGAACGCACGTTCACGCTCATCGCGAGAGAGGCAGGCGGCATGTCGCCGGCCACGCTGAGCAGGGCCTTGAACGTTTTGGTCTCACGCCAGATGGTGACGGCGGAACTTCCACTATCGACACAGCCCAGCAAGCTGACTCGCTACCGAATCAGTGACCCCTATCTACGGTTCTGGTTGGCCTTCGTGCGGGCAGGAATTCCCACGATTGAGCGCGGTCGCGGAGAGCTAGTGCTGCGAGGTATCCAATCACGCTGGACGGATTGGCGAGGCCGCGCGATCGAGCCGGTGGTCAGAGATGCCCTGTGGCGTCTCGCTGACGACCAGCTGCCAAGCGGCAGCGACGTGATCGGCAGCTATTGGACGCGCACCAACGATCCGGAAATCGATATCGTCGCGGCTGACCGCAGTCCAGTCGCAAAGCACATCGCGGCAGTCGGATCCATCAAATGGCACGACGAGGCAGCCTTCGACGTCAGAGACCTGGCTCGGCTGGCCCAGCACCGCGACCGTTTGCCCGGAACGACGCCCGAGACCCCGCTTTTCGCCGTCAGCCGGACGGGCACCAGGATTGACGGGCTGAAAACCCTCACTCCGGACGACCTCATTCCCGCCTGGCCCCTTTGA
- a CDS encoding CPBP family intramembrane glutamic endopeptidase, with protein MDAGAPGESALASHQPVERGLLRRRLLEFAAVCLVVTWVPWALLGALGMNIEEGFGLLVFALAASGPSLAALIMWLRRRGESRPGPRTRWSLGAPVAAVLLGGIAPVGAAFLVNLNDLSAIPDHAASVVADVGGPLIALVYTLLAGPIAEEFGWRGYVQPRLRQVYSRVATTAVLGAAWGLWHVPLFFLPGTGQHDDDLFTQHGLVFFLSLFPLTYLMLFVTERLRGGVLAAILMHAAWNLSDELAPISGNGGLWLKFLILLTTAAVVALRWHRRLP; from the coding sequence ATGGATGCCGGGGCGCCGGGCGAGTCCGCGCTGGCCTCCCACCAACCCGTCGAACGTGGACTGCTCCGCCGGCGGTTACTGGAATTCGCGGCCGTGTGTCTGGTAGTGACCTGGGTTCCCTGGGCGCTGTTGGGAGCGCTGGGGATGAACATCGAGGAAGGCTTTGGGCTGCTGGTGTTCGCCCTCGCGGCGAGCGGCCCATCTCTGGCCGCGCTGATCATGTGGTTGCGGCGTCGCGGGGAATCGCGTCCAGGACCTCGCACGCGCTGGTCACTCGGCGCGCCAGTGGCGGCGGTGCTGCTGGGTGGGATCGCACCGGTAGGTGCGGCGTTCCTGGTGAATCTGAACGATCTGTCGGCGATCCCGGATCACGCCGCTTCGGTCGTCGCTGATGTCGGCGGGCCGCTGATCGCGCTGGTTTACACGTTGCTCGCCGGCCCGATAGCGGAAGAGTTCGGCTGGCGGGGCTACGTACAGCCACGCCTGCGGCAGGTCTACAGCCGGGTCGCGACCACAGCGGTGCTGGGAGCCGCCTGGGGCCTCTGGCACGTCCCGCTGTTCTTTCTGCCCGGCACCGGGCAGCACGACGACGACCTGTTCACCCAGCACGGATTGGTGTTTTTCCTGAGCCTCTTCCCGCTCACCTACCTCATGCTCTTCGTCACCGAACGCCTGCGCGGCGGCGTCCTCGCGGCGATTTTGATGCACGCCGCCTGGAACCTCAGCGACGAGCTCGCGCCGATTTCGGGCAACGGCGGCCTGTGGCTGAAGTTCCTCATTCTGCTGACCACCGCGGCAGTGGTCGCTCTTCGGTGGCACCGCAGGCTTCCGTGA
- a CDS encoding DUF6980 family protein, whose protein sequence is MPATNADGRCCPTMAEQLAWECDQHDDPFECSDALIDYDLRFDEYGLIVHNGGRSVLLIQFCPWCGTRLPDSCRERWFDALEQRGIEPWSAEMPVEFEDDRWRRAS, encoded by the coding sequence ATGCCTGCAACGAACGCGGACGGCCGCTGCTGTCCGACCATGGCGGAACAGCTCGCCTGGGAGTGCGACCAGCACGACGACCCGTTCGAATGCTCGGACGCACTGATCGACTACGACCTTCGCTTCGACGAGTACGGCCTCATCGTTCATAACGGCGGCAGGTCAGTGCTCCTGATCCAGTTCTGTCCCTGGTGCGGCACCCGCCTCCCCGACTCTTGCCGGGAGCGCTGGTTCGACGCCCTGGAACAACGAGGCATCGAACCGTGGTCTGCCGAGATGCCGGTCGAGTTCGAGGACGATCGGTGGCGGCGTGCCAGCTGA
- a CDS encoding MerR family transcriptional regulator → MNEGTEIGQLSRRTGLPVHTIRFWSECGLVPATERTAGGYRLFDAAAAERLDLVQMLRELGIGLDDVRDVLARQVSVADVAAVQVRALDAEIRALRLRRALLRVIAEQGATTEETLLMQRLTRLSANERQRIIDEFVDGTFAGVDLGDDAKVVVDWMRELPDELQDDPTAAQVAAWVELAELVADDDFRQRIKRIAASGSAVSWIEGYESRSVILTVANRALAEGTAPASADGQALLERIIDPDLPSARQQELRRWLEVVADARVER, encoded by the coding sequence GTGAACGAAGGCACGGAGATCGGCCAGCTGTCGCGGCGCACGGGCCTGCCGGTGCACACGATCCGGTTCTGGTCCGAGTGTGGTCTGGTACCGGCTACCGAACGCACAGCCGGTGGTTACCGCTTGTTCGACGCCGCCGCTGCCGAGCGCCTCGATCTCGTCCAGATGCTGCGCGAACTGGGCATCGGCCTCGACGACGTCCGCGACGTCCTGGCTCGCCAGGTCAGCGTGGCAGACGTGGCCGCGGTGCAGGTGCGAGCCCTGGACGCTGAGATCCGTGCCCTCCGACTGCGCCGCGCCTTGCTCCGGGTTATCGCGGAACAAGGCGCCACGACAGAGGAGACACTGCTCATGCAAAGGCTCACGCGGCTGTCCGCGAACGAACGGCAGCGCATCATCGACGAGTTTGTCGACGGCACCTTCGCCGGAGTCGACCTCGGCGACGACGCGAAAGTGGTCGTCGACTGGATGCGCGAGCTGCCCGATGAGCTGCAGGACGACCCGACGGCCGCTCAGGTTGCTGCCTGGGTCGAGCTGGCCGAACTGGTCGCCGACGACGACTTCCGCCAGCGGATCAAGCGGATCGCGGCTTCCGGCTCGGCAGTCAGTTGGATTGAAGGCTACGAATCGCGGTCGGTGATCCTCACGGTGGCGAATCGAGCCTTGGCCGAGGGAACAGCACCGGCTTCGGCCGACGGCCAGGCGCTGCTCGAACGGATCATCGATCCCGACTTGCCGTCCGCTCGCCAGCAGGAGCTGCGCCGCTGGCTGGAGGTCGTCGCCGACGCGCGAGTGGAGCGCTAA
- a CDS encoding DUF1720 domain-containing protein, producing the protein MTRPNGRRLASRRRSAQAQRTGAAHRRSAQAQRTGAAHRRSAQAQRTGAAHRRSAQAQRTGAARLPRRASRGALVRRSSAAR; encoded by the coding sequence TTGACCCGCCCGAACGGGCGCCGACTCGCCTCGCGCAGGCGCAGCGCACAGGCGCAGCGCACAGGCGCAGCGCACAGGCGCAGCGCACAGGCGCAGCGCACAGGCGCAGCGCACAGGCGCAGCGCACAGGCGCAGCGCACAGGCGCAGCGCACAGGCGCAGCGCACAGGCGCAGCGCACAGGCGCGGCGCGCCTCCCTCGGCGCGCCTCCCGCGGCGCGCTGGTGCGGCGCTCAAGTGCGGCGCGCTGA
- a CDS encoding RNA polymerase subunit sigma-70, whose protein sequence is MTGGFEESTEPLRRELTAHCYRMLGSWDEAEDAVQDTYLRAWRGWTAFGHRASVRTWLHRIATNVALSALDSRKRRALPSGLGGPQEPDQPEFLPPEAWIQPYADDRDDLRLAFVAGLQALTPGQRAVLLLRDVLAFPAADVAEMLDVTQAAVKSTLQRARARLARSAPTPDDVVEPRSPAAQRQLEAYLVAFQKADVAALTAVLRRDAALELVPGTRWYDGIRACVPVLTEAVGEPGDWRMEPTIANGQPAAGAYLRGEPWGLAVLDCRVDGIAAITVFGDPTLVPRFSDPRGADTR, encoded by the coding sequence ATGACGGGTGGCTTCGAGGAGTCGACCGAGCCGTTGCGGCGCGAGCTGACCGCGCACTGCTACCGGATGCTCGGCTCCTGGGACGAGGCAGAAGACGCCGTGCAGGACACCTACCTGCGGGCCTGGCGCGGCTGGACGGCGTTCGGTCACCGGGCGTCGGTGCGGACCTGGCTGCACCGGATCGCCACCAACGTCGCGCTCTCCGCGCTTGACAGTCGGAAACGGCGGGCGCTGCCCTCCGGCCTCGGTGGCCCGCAGGAGCCGGACCAGCCGGAGTTCCTGCCGCCCGAAGCCTGGATCCAGCCGTACGCCGACGACCGCGACGACCTGCGGCTGGCGTTCGTCGCCGGGCTCCAAGCGCTGACGCCCGGCCAGCGGGCCGTCCTCCTGCTGCGCGACGTGCTCGCGTTCCCCGCGGCGGACGTCGCGGAGATGCTCGACGTCACGCAGGCCGCAGTGAAAAGCACCCTGCAGCGGGCCCGCGCACGGCTGGCCCGCTCCGCGCCCACTCCCGACGACGTCGTCGAGCCGCGAAGCCCCGCGGCGCAGCGTCAACTGGAGGCTTACCTGGTCGCGTTCCAGAAGGCCGACGTCGCCGCGCTCACCGCGGTCCTCCGCCGAGACGCGGCCCTCGAGCTGGTTCCGGGGACGCGCTGGTACGACGGCATCCGGGCCTGCGTCCCGGTGCTGACCGAGGCCGTGGGCGAACCCGGCGACTGGCGGATGGAGCCGACAATTGCCAACGGGCAGCCCGCAGCCGGTGCGTATCTTCGCGGGGAGCCGTGGGGTCTCGCGGTGTTGGATTGCCGGGTGGACGGCATCGCGGCGATCACGGTCTTCGGCGACCCGACGCTGGTTCCCCGCTTCTCAGATCCGCGTGGCGCTGATACGCGCTAA
- a CDS encoding alpha/beta hydrolase fold domain-containing protein: protein MTTDLNRLLWQERAAGDSTRPWESLTTEPDGIRAEAVRLPSGPGLWLRPPGGTDDQVLLAIHGGGFVSGSIATHRRMFGHLALASGMTTLVVEYGLVPEHVYPAQLDQVSSAYRTLTGRQVAVVGDSCGGTLALGIALRARPAALVLFSPWVDFSAGGASYDAGTDPFFTRELTRGLATAYLAGAYLAEADREATDLAGADRAGADREATDLAGADRAGADRAGADRVGAFSNGANLTAADPSGAARGEPAADLARADLDRLPPTYVQVGGDEALLDDARLLARRAPAVELEVFPGQLHTFQMAAGRSPVADDAIGKAGSWLRRTLG, encoded by the coding sequence CAACCGGCTGCTCTGGCAGGAACGCGCAGCCGGCGACTCGACCCGGCCGTGGGAGTCCCTGACGACCGAGCCCGACGGAATCCGGGCGGAGGCGGTGCGGCTGCCGAGCGGCCCAGGCCTGTGGCTACGGCCGCCCGGCGGCACCGACGACCAGGTGTTGCTCGCCATCCACGGCGGTGGTTTCGTCAGCGGCTCGATCGCCACCCATCGGCGGATGTTCGGCCACCTCGCGCTGGCCTCCGGCATGACGACGCTGGTCGTGGAGTACGGGCTGGTTCCCGAGCACGTGTATCCCGCCCAATTGGACCAGGTCAGCAGCGCCTACCGGACGCTGACCGGGCGGCAGGTCGCCGTGGTCGGCGACTCGTGCGGCGGCACGCTGGCGCTCGGAATCGCGTTGCGTGCACGGCCGGCGGCGCTGGTGCTGTTCTCGCCGTGGGTCGACTTCTCGGCCGGCGGGGCCAGTTACGACGCCGGTACCGACCCGTTCTTCACCCGGGAGCTGACCCGTGGCCTCGCCACGGCCTACCTGGCCGGCGCCTACCTGGCCGAGGCCGACCGGGAGGCGACTGACCTGGCCGGGGCTGACCGGGCCGGGGCTGACCGGGAGGCGACTGACCTGGCCGGGGCTGACCGGGCCGGGGCTGACCGGGCCGGGGCTGACCGGGTGGGCGCCTTTTCGAACGGCGCCAATCTGACCGCCGCAGACCCGTCCGGCGCCGCCCGCGGCGAGCCGGCTGCGGACCTGGCCCGCGCCGATCTCGATCGGTTGCCGCCGACGTACGTGCAGGTCGGCGGAGACGAGGCGCTGCTCGACGACGCCCGGCTGCTGGCGCGTCGGGCGCCGGCCGTCGAGCTGGAGGTGTTCCCCGGGCAGTTGCACACCTTCCAGATGGCGGCCGGCCGATCGCCGGTCGCCGACGACGCGATCGGGAAGGCAGGGTCGTGGCTGCGCCGCACACTGGGCTAA